One region of Mucilaginibacter gotjawali genomic DNA includes:
- a CDS encoding cell division protein FtsX, whose translation MVSSELKALVTHHSLLTIHSKQHGRVRRKRIGKKTKTIYISTVFGIAMVLSMVGLLGLILVEANNLSNYVKENIVLNVYVDDAAHESDVMQLQKQIETNPMVKQAQYVSKELAARNLQKDLGEDFVKFLGYNPLSQSIDVYLKAEYANNTDIGKFKTELLKNPVIKEVKYQKSLVDQMNENITTISLVILVFAGIFVVLSVALINNTIRLAIYSQRFLIKSMQLVGATKGFIRKPFLLYGIWHGILGALIAILILVGTLSLAYKEIPDLVILRNYTEFGLIFFVIIGLGIFISGFSTFLAVNKFLRLKIYNLYR comes from the coding sequence ATGGTGAGTAGTGAGTTAAAAGCACTTGTTACTCACCATTCACTACTCACCATTCACTCAAAACAACATGGAAGAGTTCGAAGAAAGCGCATCGGCAAAAAAACAAAAACGATATACATATCTACCGTTTTTGGCATTGCCATGGTATTATCAATGGTTGGCTTACTGGGCCTTATTTTGGTTGAAGCCAACAACCTTTCGAACTACGTAAAGGAAAACATCGTATTGAATGTGTACGTGGATGACGCCGCACATGAATCGGATGTTATGCAGTTGCAGAAACAGATTGAAACCAACCCAATGGTAAAACAGGCGCAATATGTGAGCAAAGAGCTTGCGGCCCGTAACCTGCAAAAAGACCTGGGCGAAGATTTTGTAAAGTTTTTAGGCTATAACCCCCTTTCGCAATCAATAGACGTTTATTTAAAGGCCGAATATGCCAATAACACAGATATCGGGAAGTTTAAAACTGAACTGCTGAAAAACCCGGTGATCAAAGAAGTAAAGTACCAAAAATCGCTGGTTGACCAGATGAATGAGAATATCACAACCATCAGCCTGGTTATTTTGGTTTTTGCAGGGATCTTTGTGGTGCTGTCGGTGGCGTTGATCAACAATACTATCCGCCTTGCCATTTACTCCCAGCGTTTCCTCATCAAATCGATGCAGTTGGTAGGCGCTACAAAGGGCTTTATCCGGAAACCGTTTTTGCTTTATGGTATCTGGCACGGGATATTAGGTGCGTTAATCGCTATCCTCATTTTGGTGGGTACCCTCAGCCTCGCTTATAAAGAAATACCCGACCTGGTGATATTGCGCAATTACACCGAATTCGGCCTTATCTTTTTCGTGATAATTGGCCTGGGAATTTTCATTTCGGGCTTCAGCACGTTTTTGGCAGTCAACAAATTTTTACGCTTAAAAATATATAATTTATACAGGTAA
- a CDS encoding DNA methyltransferase translates to MNKKQRVQAVATDYEIKNSEKNKLGKSDREFHDWYRFVLSYPPHLVRKYINEFRLTSEDLLLDPFCGTGTTLIEAKLQNIPSIGIEANNFVHLASAVKINWEIDPIALLKHANVISDNALKEFGEQGIFDDPLLNSGEARCLRKLSDEQGKLILKNSISALPLHKSLVLLDQINKYKETSYYKYFAVAFGNSLVYQVSNLRFGPEVGIGKIKKDVNVVSTWFKQMQMICDDIQSSKGKYFAKSESIFSDSRNLKNLLNGRKISAVITSPPYPNEKDYTRTTRLESVLLGFINSKEELRVLKKSLLRSNTRGVYKGDSDDDYVKGFPEIQRIADEIENKRIELGKTSGFERLYHRVTKLYFGGIAKHLIELQSVLKPNAQLAYVVGDQASYLRVMIPTGRLIGEIAESLGYELERIDLFRTRYSTITKTNLNEEVVILRWRG, encoded by the coding sequence TTGAATAAAAAACAAAGGGTGCAAGCAGTAGCAACAGATTACGAAATTAAAAATTCGGAAAAAAACAAACTTGGCAAGTCAGATAGAGAATTTCACGACTGGTACAGATTTGTTCTTTCATATCCTCCACATCTCGTCAGAAAGTATATAAATGAATTTCGCTTAACATCGGAAGACCTGCTTCTTGATCCTTTTTGTGGCACGGGCACAACGCTCATAGAGGCTAAACTGCAAAACATTCCTTCGATTGGTATTGAAGCAAACAATTTTGTCCATTTAGCTAGTGCTGTAAAAATAAATTGGGAAATAGATCCAATCGCTTTATTGAAACACGCAAATGTAATTAGCGACAATGCCCTCAAAGAATTTGGTGAACAGGGAATTTTCGACGATCCCCTGCTAAATTCTGGGGAAGCCCGTTGTTTAAGGAAATTAAGTGACGAACAGGGGAAATTAATTTTGAAAAATTCAATTAGCGCCTTACCTCTTCATAAATCTCTTGTTCTACTCGATCAAATAAATAAATATAAGGAAACGTCCTATTATAAATACTTTGCAGTGGCCTTTGGTAATTCGCTGGTATACCAAGTGAGCAACCTTCGTTTTGGTCCAGAAGTGGGAATTGGGAAAATAAAAAAGGATGTTAACGTAGTGTCAACGTGGTTCAAACAGATGCAAATGATTTGTGACGACATTCAATCATCTAAAGGAAAGTATTTTGCCAAATCTGAGTCCATTTTTTCCGATTCCAGAAATTTAAAAAACCTACTTAATGGGAGAAAAATATCTGCGGTTATCACATCTCCGCCATACCCTAATGAAAAAGATTATACCCGTACAACCAGGCTTGAATCTGTATTATTGGGGTTTATAAATAGTAAAGAAGAATTAAGAGTATTAAAAAAATCTTTATTGCGCTCAAATACAAGAGGAGTTTATAAGGGGGACAGTGATGACGATTATGTAAAAGGCTTTCCAGAAATTCAAAGAATAGCCGATGAAATTGAAAATAAAAGAATCGAATTGGGAAAAACGTCAGGCTTTGAAAGACTTTACCATAGAGTAACAAAACTTTATTTTGGTGGGATAGCGAAGCATCTTATTGAATTGCAGTCTGTTTTAAAACCTAATGCCCAATTGGCTTACGTTGTAGGAGATCAAGCATCTTATCTACGTGTAATGATTCCTACCGGCAGACTCATAGGTGAGATTGCAGAATCATTAGGGTATGAACTTGAACGGATTGATTTATTTAGAACAAGGTATTCGACAATAACGAAAACGAATTTAAATGAAGAAGTCGTGATCTTAAGATGGCGTGGTTAA
- a CDS encoding endonuclease, with amino-acid sequence MAKINRYSQIIESIFFNSYQAGATEIPFTREEIEHTAAKLEIKLPKNLGDVLYSFRYRIALPKTIIDTAPEGFEWIIRSTGRALYKLVITKQTYFKPTEHLAETKIPDSTPGIISSYAMNDEQALLAGIRYNRLIDIFTGLTCYSLQSHLRTTVPEIGQVETDEIYIGIDKRGVHYIIPVQAKGGTDKLGVVQIEQDFAIGASKFPSLICKPIAAQFMNNKAIALFEFEMYNNEIVITTEKHYRLVAHGELTTEELENYKTRSQ; translated from the coding sequence ATGGCAAAAATAAATCGTTATTCGCAAATAATAGAATCCATTTTCTTTAATTCTTATCAAGCCGGCGCAACTGAAATACCTTTTACCAGGGAAGAAATTGAACACACAGCGGCTAAATTGGAAATTAAACTGCCAAAGAATTTGGGTGATGTTCTTTATTCTTTTCGGTATCGTATTGCATTGCCTAAAACAATAATTGATACGGCACCAGAAGGGTTTGAGTGGATTATCCGGTCAACAGGCCGCGCCTTATATAAACTCGTTATAACCAAACAAACCTATTTTAAACCAACAGAGCATTTAGCAGAAACAAAAATTCCAGATTCTACGCCAGGTATTATTAGCAGTTATGCGATGAATGATGAACAAGCACTTTTAGCAGGTATCAGATATAATCGCCTTATTGATATATTCACGGGTTTGACTTGCTATTCATTACAAAGCCATTTGCGAACAACGGTTCCTGAAATAGGGCAGGTAGAAACTGATGAAATTTACATTGGTATTGACAAAAGAGGCGTTCATTATATCATTCCTGTACAAGCCAAGGGCGGCACTGATAAATTGGGCGTCGTGCAAATTGAGCAAGATTTTGCAATTGGCGCATCAAAATTTCCGTCTCTGATATGTAAGCCGATTGCAGCTCAGTTCATGAATAATAAAGCAATTGCTCTTTTTGAATTTGAGATGTATAATAATGAAATAGTAATAACAACTGAAAAACATTATCGTTTGGTTGCCCACGGTGAGCTGACAACAGAAGAATTAGAAAATTATAAAACGAGAAGCCAATAA
- the hflX gene encoding GTPase HflX, giving the protein MKQKFYDTAVKQERAVLVGVIIQGETDEQAKEYLEELQFLVATAGAETVKSFTQKLTRPDRATFVGSGRLEDIKAFVTAEEIDMVVFDDELTPSQLRNIENELQVKILDRNNLILDIFAGRAQTAQAKSQVELAQLQYLLPRLTRLWTHLERQKGGIGMRGPGESQIETDRRLILNKIDLLKDKLKLIDKQNATQRKNRSQQIRVALVGYTNVGKSTIMNMISKSEVFAENKLFATLDTTVRKVVIENVPFLLSDTVGFIRKLPHHLVECFKSTLDEVREADILVHVVDISHPNFEDQIRTVSETLKDIGAIDKKTITVFNKIDAFKPLQHGMEEQAEPITLHDFKNSWMAKNNSPAIFISATKKENIEEFRSLLYEEVKAMHVERYPYDQLLY; this is encoded by the coding sequence ATGAAACAAAAATTTTATGATACTGCTGTGAAGCAGGAACGTGCTGTTTTGGTTGGGGTGATCATCCAGGGTGAAACAGATGAACAAGCGAAAGAATACCTGGAGGAGCTGCAATTTTTAGTGGCTACCGCAGGCGCGGAAACCGTTAAAAGTTTTACGCAGAAATTGACGCGGCCTGACAGGGCCACCTTTGTCGGCTCGGGCAGGCTGGAAGATATCAAAGCATTTGTTACTGCTGAAGAGATAGATATGGTGGTTTTTGATGACGAGCTCACCCCCTCGCAGTTGCGCAATATTGAAAATGAGTTACAGGTAAAAATCCTCGACCGCAATAACCTGATCCTGGATATTTTTGCGGGCCGGGCACAAACGGCCCAGGCAAAATCGCAGGTGGAACTGGCGCAGTTACAATATTTACTGCCCCGTTTGACCCGTTTATGGACCCACCTTGAACGCCAGAAAGGCGGTATCGGGATGCGTGGCCCGGGCGAGTCGCAAATTGAGACTGACCGCCGGTTGATCCTGAACAAAATAGATCTGCTGAAGGATAAACTAAAACTTATTGATAAGCAGAACGCCACACAGCGTAAAAACCGGAGCCAGCAGATCCGGGTGGCTTTGGTAGGTTATACCAACGTTGGCAAATCCACCATTATGAATATGATCTCCAAATCGGAGGTTTTTGCAGAGAACAAGCTCTTTGCAACGCTCGATACTACCGTAAGGAAGGTGGTGATTGAAAATGTACCCTTCCTGTTATCGGATACTGTTGGGTTTATCCGCAAACTGCCTCACCATTTGGTAGAGTGTTTTAAGTCGACGCTTGATGAGGTGCGTGAGGCGGATATATTGGTTCATGTGGTAGATATTTCGCACCCTAATTTTGAGGACCAGATCCGCACGGTAAGCGAAACGTTAAAGGACATCGGCGCAATAGATAAAAAAACCATCACCGTATTCAATAAAATAGATGCCTTTAAGCCGCTTCAGCACGGAATGGAAGAACAGGCAGAACCTATTACCCTGCACGACTTTAAAAATAGCTGGATGGCTAAAAATAACAGCCCCGCCATTTTTATATCGGCCACTAAAAAGGAAAACATAGAGGAATTCAGGTCGCTTTTATACGAAGAAGTAAAAGCCATGCATGTGGAAAGGTATCCTTACGACCAGCTGCTATATTGA
- the pyk gene encoding pyruvate kinase, with translation MKLQHNRTKIVATMGPASAKKEVLLAMIRAGVNICRLNFSHGKAQDHKAVIDTIREINDQYKTNVGILADLQGPKIRIGLVKDGGIHLVNGTRINITTHECIGSEDGIYITYETFPQDVQPDEIILLDDGKIQMRVIETNRNDTVVCEVVHGGILTSRKGVNLPNTKVSIPSLTEEDLENLKYALEWDVDWIGLSFVRTGQDILDLKRIISNSGKSAKVIAKVEKPEAIDNIDDIIAATDGVMVARGDLGVEMPLEEVPLLQKMIARKCREASKPVIVATQMLESMITTPRPTRAEVNDVANSVLDGADAVMLSGETSVGEFPVIVIETMAKIVRNVEELGYPFNMDKSSKKDPSSPDYLIDAVCGSAVYLAEHTNAAGIVSMTSSGYTAFEISSYRPKAGTYIFTANKHLLNALSLLWGVKTFYYDKLESTDQTISDVNNILKEANLVQEGDVVINTAAIPIRKQGKTNMLKVAIIE, from the coding sequence ATGAAATTACAACATAACAGAACTAAAATTGTTGCCACAATGGGCCCTGCCTCGGCCAAAAAGGAAGTTTTACTTGCCATGATCAGAGCCGGCGTTAATATTTGCCGCCTTAATTTTTCCCACGGAAAAGCCCAGGACCACAAGGCAGTAATTGATACCATTCGCGAAATTAATGACCAGTATAAGACCAATGTAGGCATCCTTGCCGACCTGCAGGGTCCTAAAATCCGCATCGGGTTGGTAAAAGATGGCGGTATACACCTGGTTAACGGTACACGTATTAATATTACTACACACGAATGCATAGGAAGTGAAGATGGTATATATATCACTTATGAAACCTTTCCGCAGGATGTGCAGCCGGACGAAATTATTTTGCTGGATGACGGAAAGATCCAGATGAGGGTAATTGAGACCAACAGGAATGATACCGTTGTTTGCGAAGTGGTACATGGCGGCATATTAACAAGCCGTAAAGGTGTTAACCTTCCCAATACCAAAGTATCTATCCCAAGTTTAACCGAAGAAGATCTTGAAAATTTAAAATATGCCCTTGAATGGGATGTGGATTGGATCGGCCTTTCATTTGTACGTACCGGCCAGGATATTTTAGACCTGAAACGCATCATCAGCAACAGCGGTAAATCAGCAAAAGTAATTGCCAAGGTTGAAAAGCCCGAGGCAATTGATAATATCGATGATATTATTGCAGCTACTGACGGCGTAATGGTTGCCCGTGGCGACCTTGGCGTTGAAATGCCTTTGGAAGAAGTACCGTTACTTCAAAAAATGATTGCGCGCAAATGCCGCGAGGCCTCAAAACCGGTAATTGTTGCCACCCAGATGCTGGAATCAATGATCACTACCCCGCGCCCAACCCGTGCAGAAGTAAACGACGTAGCCAATTCGGTTCTTGATGGCGCTGACGCCGTGATGCTGAGCGGTGAAACATCTGTTGGCGAGTTCCCGGTGATCGTTATTGAAACCATGGCTAAAATTGTGCGAAATGTAGAGGAACTGGGCTATCCGTTTAATATGGATAAATCAAGCAAAAAAGATCCGTCGTCACCTGATTACCTCATCGACGCCGTTTGCGGTTCGGCAGTTTATTTAGCTGAACACACAAATGCCGCCGGCATAGTTTCCATGACATCGTCAGGCTATACCGCCTTTGAAATATCAAGCTACAGGCCTAAAGCAGGCACTTATATTTTTACCGCCAACAAACACCTGTTAAATGCCTTAAGCCTGCTTTGGGGCGTAAAAACATTTTATTACGATAAATTAGAAAGTACCGATCAAACCATAAGCGATGTAAACAATATCCTTAAAGAAGCTAACCTGGTACAGGAAGGTGATGTGGTGATCAATACCGCCGCTATCCCTATCAGAAAACAGGGAAAAACAAATATGCTTAAGGTGGCGATTATTGAGTAA
- a CDS encoding amidohydrolase, with the protein MKKLCLLLLCALSSAAYAQTALLKKEVIRKADSLEKQVIAWRRDFHEHPELGNHEVRTADIIAKYLQSLGLEVKTGIATTGVVGILRGGKPGPVVALRSEMDALPVTERTPVAFASTAKTTYMGQTVGAMHACGHDSHMAMLMAVAEILTSMKSGLHGSVKFIFQPAEEGLAPGEVGGAEEMVKEGVLENPKVDVIFGQHIISYIPTGTIVYRPGGEMAGVNGFHIVVKGKSSHGAMPWMGTDQIVISAQIINNLQTIVSRNINLTENPAVVTVGAIKGGNRGNIIPDSVEMDGTLRSFTDADKKLLWDKVNEIATKTAEMQGATAKVTMGNNYPVTYNDPALTAKMGATLQQTAGAANVSIGPAVTGAEDFSFYQQKVPGLFFFLGGMPKGGDPKTTPANHSPDFFIDESGFALGVKALCNLTLDYMSANSK; encoded by the coding sequence ATGAAAAAACTTTGCCTGCTGCTCCTTTGTGCCCTATCAAGCGCTGCTTATGCTCAAACCGCTCTGCTAAAAAAAGAAGTGATACGGAAGGCCGATTCCCTGGAAAAACAGGTGATCGCCTGGCGCAGAGATTTTCATGAGCACCCCGAACTGGGTAACCACGAGGTCCGCACGGCGGACATCATCGCCAAATATCTGCAATCGCTCGGGCTCGAGGTAAAAACAGGAATAGCCACAACCGGCGTGGTTGGTATACTGCGCGGCGGCAAACCCGGCCCGGTGGTTGCCCTCCGTTCCGAAATGGACGCTTTGCCGGTTACCGAACGTACACCCGTTGCATTCGCATCAACTGCTAAAACGACCTATATGGGCCAAACAGTGGGCGCAATGCATGCCTGCGGGCACGACTCACACATGGCGATGCTGATGGCGGTTGCCGAGATACTCACTTCTATGAAAAGCGGGCTGCATGGCTCCGTAAAGTTTATTTTTCAGCCTGCCGAGGAAGGCCTGGCGCCGGGAGAAGTTGGCGGCGCCGAAGAAATGGTTAAGGAAGGCGTACTTGAAAATCCCAAAGTGGACGTGATCTTCGGGCAACATATTATTTCTTACATCCCAACGGGCACTATTGTGTACCGGCCCGGCGGCGAGATGGCTGGTGTAAACGGTTTCCATATAGTAGTAAAGGGCAAATCGTCGCACGGCGCAATGCCCTGGATGGGTACCGACCAGATCGTGATCTCGGCCCAGATCATCAATAACCTGCAAACCATCGTAAGCCGTAATATAAACCTTACTGAAAACCCGGCTGTTGTTACCGTTGGGGCCATCAAAGGCGGCAACCGTGGCAATATCATCCCTGATTCCGTGGAGATGGACGGCACCTTACGGTCGTTTACCGATGCGGATAAAAAATTGCTGTGGGATAAAGTAAATGAAATTGCCACAAAAACGGCCGAAATGCAGGGGGCAACTGCAAAAGTAACCATGGGCAATAATTACCCGGTGACTTATAACGACCCGGCACTGACCGCTAAAATGGGTGCTACATTGCAGCAAACTGCCGGCGCGGCAAACGTAAGTATTGGTCCCGCGGTTACAGGCGCCGAGGACTTTAGTTTTTACCAGCAAAAAGTACCGGGTTTGTTTTTCTTTTTAGGCGGCATGCCCAAAGGCGGCGACCCAAAAACTACTCCCGCAAACCATTCGCCCGATTTTTTTATTGATGAAAGCGGATTTGCATTGGGTGTAAAAGCTTTGTGTAATTTGACTTTGGACTATATGAGTGCTAATAGTAAATAG
- a CDS encoding DUF3098 domain-containing protein: MAQQPAKQVIPVKITAPVKPAVKSPDTNSLHFIFDKGNYRLLIISIAVVAFGFILMSGNTDIYSTTKIVIAPLVVLGGFTIGFFAIFKKPGNG; encoded by the coding sequence ATGGCACAACAACCTGCAAAACAAGTAATTCCGGTTAAAATAACTGCGCCGGTAAAGCCCGCAGTCAAATCACCTGATACCAATTCATTGCATTTTATATTTGATAAAGGCAATTACCGTCTGCTGATCATTAGTATCGCGGTGGTGGCTTTCGGTTTTATCCTCATGTCAGGCAATACCGATATTTACAGCACTACTAAAATTGTGATCGCCCCATTAGTGGTGCTCGGCGGTTTTACAATAGGTTTTTTTGCCATATTTAAGAAACCGGGTAATGGTTGA
- a CDS encoding undecaprenyl-diphosphate phosphatase translates to MNIIHVIVLAIIEGITEFLPISSTGHMIIASSVMGIASDPFVKLFTVAVQLGAILSVVVLYYKRFLQSFNFYIKLLIAFIPAAVFGLLFSKKIDAMLESALTVGITMFVGGIILLFVDKWFNKPTVTAEKDISRLTALKIGFFQCLAMIPGTSRSAASIVGGMSQKLTRTAAAEFSFFLAVPTMFAATAKKLWDFHKDGYTFTGDEIKLLVIGNVIAFVIAMIAIKSFITFLEKKGFKLFGWYRIVVGAVIIGLILSGYNLQVV, encoded by the coding sequence ATGAATATTATACATGTAATAGTCCTCGCTATAATTGAAGGAATTACGGAGTTTTTGCCAATATCTTCAACGGGCCACATGATCATTGCCTCTTCGGTAATGGGTATAGCTTCCGATCCGTTTGTAAAACTTTTTACCGTTGCCGTTCAATTGGGCGCTATTTTATCTGTAGTGGTTTTGTACTATAAAAGGTTTTTACAGTCATTTAATTTTTATATTAAACTTTTAATTGCTTTTATACCGGCAGCCGTTTTTGGCCTATTGTTCAGCAAAAAAATAGATGCAATGCTTGAAAGCGCGCTGACTGTGGGTATTACCATGTTTGTTGGCGGTATCATTCTTTTGTTTGTTGATAAATGGTTCAACAAGCCAACGGTAACTGCTGAAAAAGATATTAGCCGTTTAACCGCACTTAAGATCGGCTTTTTTCAATGCCTGGCTATGATCCCCGGCACATCGCGTTCGGCCGCTTCTATCGTGGGTGGTATGTCACAAAAACTAACCCGTACGGCCGCCGCTGAATTTTCATTCTTCCTGGCAGTGCCGACTATGTTTGCGGCTACAGCTAAAAAGCTATGGGACTTTCATAAAGACGGGTATACCTTTACGGGCGACGAGATTAAACTATTGGTTATCGGCAACGTGATCGCCTTTGTCATCGCGATGATCGCTATCAAATCATTCATCACTTTTTTAGAGAAAAAAGGATTTAAACTTTTTGGCTGGTACCGAATTGTAGTTGGGGCTGTTATTATTGGTTTAATCCTGAGCGGCTACAATTTACAGGTGGTGTAG
- a CDS encoding thioredoxin family protein, translating into MKNLIIALLITASGTGVLAQASPPVKLTDTAKLYHPGADAKAEIAQAVKKATLEHKNILLQIGGNWCVWCIRFNDLVTKDSVLNKYVRDNYVVLHVNYSKENTNDELLAKLGYPQRFGFPVFVILDNKGTRLHTQNSEYLEEGKGHSKEKVLAFFKDWSPAAIDPKNYQKTK; encoded by the coding sequence ATGAAAAACCTAATAATAGCCCTTTTAATTACAGCCTCAGGTACCGGTGTATTGGCCCAGGCTTCGCCCCCTGTTAAGCTTACGGATACGGCGAAATTATATCATCCCGGCGCTGATGCCAAAGCCGAAATTGCACAGGCAGTTAAAAAAGCCACCCTTGAACACAAAAATATTTTGCTGCAGATTGGCGGAAACTGGTGCGTCTGGTGTATCCGCTTTAACGACCTGGTAACCAAAGATTCTGTTTTAAACAAATATGTGCGCGACAACTACGTAGTGCTGCATGTAAATTACAGCAAAGAAAATACGAATGATGAATTGCTGGCTAAACTTGGTTACCCGCAACGATTCGGGTTCCCGGTATTTGTAATACTGGATAATAAAGGAACACGGCTGCATACCCAAAATTCAGAGTACCTGGAAGAGGGAAAAGGACACAGCAAAGAAAAAGTACTGGCGTTTTTTAAAGACTGGTCGCCGGCCGCTATTGACCCCAAAAATTACCAAAAAACAAAATAA